Genomic segment of Mycobacteriales bacterium:
GCCCTACACCTTGGCCCCGGACGCGCCGACGAGATCACGGTGAGCACCTGCCCGGCCTGCCTGGCCACCGTCGCCGAGGGAGCAGAGCGCTGCCCGATATGCGGGATCCCCTTCACCTCCCCGGTGCAGCCGCGGCCCGAGCTGCCGGCGATCCGGCAGAGCCGCGCGATGATCCCGCCGCCGCCGGTGACCCGCACACCCGTGGTCGCACCCGACCCGCTCGCGAGCCGGCACCTCCCGTCGCAGCCGCAGCCACCGGCCCCGCACGCGGAGCCCGAGCCCGAGCCGACGATCCCGTCGTACGCCGTGGGCTCGTCGTTCGTGACCGCCTCGTGGGAACCCTCCCCGACCCGCTGGTGGGAGCACCCGCGACTGCGCGATCCGCGGGTGCTCATCGGCGTGCCGTCGGCCCTGGTCGCCGTCGCCGTCGCGGCGCTGCTCGTCACGGGGAGCCGCTCGCCTGCCGTCGTGGAGGTGCGCGTCCCCGACGTCACCGGGCTCGACGTGCTCGATGCCAAGACGGTCCTCGACGGGCGCGGGCTGCCGGCGCCGTTCGCCGGGCTGGGCACCGTCGTCGCGCAGGACCCGCCCGCGGGCGAGGAGGTCCGGCCGGGGACAGCCGTGGTGCTGACGGTCGAGCCCTACCGCTGATCCGTTCGCCCTGGGCGTCACCCTGTCGGCCCCGTCCCGATGGGGGATCCTGATGGTCATTGCGGGTGGTTGTACCGGATTTACCACAAGCCGGGGCCCCGCGGGACCGACACAGGAGCCATGCGCCTCCCCCTCCGCCCCGCCGCCCTGGCCGCCCTGGCCCTGTTCGTGGCCCCGCTGGTCCACAGCACGACCGGCACGGACAGCGCCGGGGCCGCCGTCACCGCGGTCGCCGGCAGCCCGACCGACTACAGCTTCCTCGCGACCAACCAGAAGGACGGCAGCCCGGCCCGCTGGAACCCCTGCCGCGCGATCCACTGGCGCGTCAACGCGACCGGTGCGCCGGTCGACGGCGGCCAGCACATCGAGGAGGCCCTGCGCCGCATCAGCGCCGCGACCGGCCTGGTCTTCGTCCGGGACGGCCGCACGTCGATCCTGCCCGACGGCAAGACGTTCCTCGGCTGGGGCACGACCGACCTCGTCATCGGCTACGCCACCGCGCAGCAGCGCCCGGCCCTCGGCGGCACCGTCGTCGGTGACGGCGGTGCGCAGCTGCGCTGGCACACCGACGGCCGCTGGCAGATCGGCAAGGGCTACGTCCTGCTCGACCGCGTCGACCTCGCCAAGAAGCCGCGCGGGTTCGGCACCGGCAACACCCAGGGCGCGGTCTACCTGCACGAGCTCGGTCACGCGGTCGGTCTCGGGCACGCCCGGGCCCTGCCGCAGGTGATGTACGGCAGGGGCTCGGCGAGCGCGGTCGCGACCTGGCAGCGCGGCGACCTCGCCGGCCTGGCGAGGCTCGGCCGCAAGGCCGGCTGCCTCACGAGCAGCCCGGCCTGAGCGCTACTTCGGCTTCGGGCCGAAGTCGGCCTTGGACGCGCGACCCTCGAGCTCGGTCGTCAGTGTCGGCGTGGGGTTGCGCGCCGCGGCGCTGGCGTTGTCGCCCTCGAGGTTGCTCGTGCGCTTGCCGGTGAGGATCGGGATCGACAGCGTCGCCTGGTCAAGGGTGATCGTGCCCGGCTTGTGGGTCGGGCTGTAGACGGTGGCGTCGTCGGAGCTGACCTGCACGGCGATGCGGTGGCCCTTGGGGAGCAGCCAGTCCTGCGGCCAGGTCACGAAGGACACGACGCCGTCGTTGGCGTTGGTGACCGCGCTCGCGCCACGCGTGATCAGGCGGCTACTGCCGTCGGGGGCGACGTCGAAGACCAGCGCGACGAGGTTGCCGCCCGCGGGGTTCTGCACACCGACGCGACCGTCGAACTTCATCAGGCCGGCGATGCGGGTGTCGTGCGGTGCGGGCTGCGAGACCGTCCAGGTGCCGCCGCGCGGGGTCGACGCGCGGTTGGCGGCGGGGCTCAAGCCACCCGCCGGGTCGGCCGGCGTGTCGAGGTAGGAGCCGGGCAGCAGCGGGAACTTGCGCATGACCGCGTCCTTCGGCGGCCAGGCCTTCTCGGAGCGCCACGCACCGTCGCCGTCCTGCATCTCCACGGCCGGGAGCTTCTTGTTGAGCGGCTTGCCCTTGAGGTAGTGGTCGAACCAGTTCATGGCCTCGGCCATGAAGCCCTCACGGCCGACGAGCTGGTCCTCGTTGCCACGGACGTGGTCCCACTGCCCGAACCAGGCCCGCTTCGGGCCCTTCAGCGCGCTGTAGACCGGGAAGATGTTGGTCGGCTTGGTGTTCACGTCGTTGAAGCCGAACGACCACAGCGACGGGACCTTCGACTCGCCCGCGGCCTTGATGATGTTGCGGGCCTTCCAGTACGCCGTGGTCGGGTCCGGGTTGACGGTCTCCAAGGTGTTGCTGACGTAGCACTGCGGGTTCGTGGCCGTACCGGACAGCGCCTGGACGAACTCCTCGGGCGAGTCGTTGAGGGTCGGCGGAGTGAGGTCGTAGTCGGTGTAGAGGGTGGGCGTGACGTACCAGGTCGCGGACCAGTGGACGCCGTTCTCGAAGGCGAGGCGGTAGCCGTCGATGAGCGGCGACTGGATCACCGTCGCGGCCAGGCCCTTCGGCTTCTGCGACAGCGCCATGACCTGCGTCCAGGCGTCGTAGCTCTTGCCCCACATGCCGACCTTGCCGTTGGAGAAGGTCTGCTTCGCGGCCCACTCGACAGCGGCCTTGGTGTCGGACTGCTCGCCCGGGCCACCGAGGTCGTTGCAGCCACCGCTGCTGCCGTAGCCCCGGCTGTCGACGTAGATCAGGCCGTAGCCCTTCTGGAAGATCTCGCCCTGCTCGACGAGGTCGTTGAAGCGGTCGCTCGGACCCTCGCCCATCGGGTCGTAGGCCGGCGCGCCCTGGCTGCCGGAGCCGAAGTAGGGACCGATCGACAGGATCATCGGGTGCTTCTGGCCGTCCTTGCGCTCCTTCGGGAGCATCACGTCGGCGTGCAGCATCGTGCCGTCGCCGGACGGGATCCACGCCTCGGTCCAGGTGGCGTCGTTGCTCACCGGCGCGGCACCGGCGGGCGCGACGACGGCGAGCCCGGCGACGACCGCGGTGGCGGTCAGCAGGCGCAGGGCGGACGAGCGACGGGCAGTCGTACGAAGGGTCATGAGGGGGTGTTCGCCACCAGGGCCCGGATTCCTGCCGGTCAGCCCCGCACGCGCAGGGTCCGCACCGTGGCGGACCGGACGTCGGCGGCGCAGAAGCGGTCGGTCACCCAGCCGCCCTTGGCGTAGAGCCGGGTCTGGTCGGCGTAGTGCTTCGAGGTCGGGTTGGTCGACTGCGAGTAGGTGAGGATCGTCTTGGCGTCCGGGCAGCCGTCACCGTCGAAGCCGACGGTCTGGATGTAGGACGAGCCGTGCGCGAGCGGGCCCTGGTAGCCCTTGTCCGCGCTCCACGGGGCGGCCATCGCGTTGAAGACGC
This window contains:
- a CDS encoding PASTA domain-containing protein, translating into MSTCPACLATVAEGAERCPICGIPFTSPVQPRPELPAIRQSRAMIPPPPVTRTPVVAPDPLASRHLPSQPQPPAPHAEPEPEPTIPSYAVGSSFVTASWEPSPTRWWEHPRLRDPRVLIGVPSALVAVAVAALLVTGSRSPAVVEVRVPDVTGLDVLDAKTVLDGRGLPAPFAGLGTVVAQDPPAGEEVRPGTAVVLTVEPYR
- a CDS encoding matrixin family metalloprotease, which produces MRLPLRPAALAALALFVAPLVHSTTGTDSAGAAVTAVAGSPTDYSFLATNQKDGSPARWNPCRAIHWRVNATGAPVDGGQHIEEALRRISAATGLVFVRDGRTSILPDGKTFLGWGTTDLVIGYATAQQRPALGGTVVGDGGAQLRWHTDGRWQIGKGYVLLDRVDLAKKPRGFGTGNTQGAVYLHELGHAVGLGHARALPQVMYGRGSASAVATWQRGDLAGLARLGRKAGCLTSSPA
- a CDS encoding CocE/NonD family hydrolase, with product MTLRTTARRSSALRLLTATAVVAGLAVVAPAGAAPVSNDATWTEAWIPSGDGTMLHADVMLPKERKDGQKHPMILSIGPYFGSGSQGAPAYDPMGEGPSDRFNDLVEQGEIFQKGYGLIYVDSRGYGSSGGCNDLGGPGEQSDTKAAVEWAAKQTFSNGKVGMWGKSYDAWTQVMALSQKPKGLAATVIQSPLIDGYRLAFENGVHWSATWYVTPTLYTDYDLTPPTLNDSPEEFVQALSGTATNPQCYVSNTLETVNPDPTTAYWKARNIIKAAGESKVPSLWSFGFNDVNTKPTNIFPVYSALKGPKRAWFGQWDHVRGNEDQLVGREGFMAEAMNWFDHYLKGKPLNKKLPAVEMQDGDGAWRSEKAWPPKDAVMRKFPLLPGSYLDTPADPAGGLSPAANRASTPRGGTWTVSQPAPHDTRIAGLMKFDGRVGVQNPAGGNLVALVFDVAPDGSSRLITRGASAVTNANDGVVSFVTWPQDWLLPKGHRIAVQVSSDDATVYSPTHKPGTITLDQATLSIPILTGKRTSNLEGDNASAAARNPTPTLTTELEGRASKADFGPKPK